The Alnus glutinosa chromosome 10, dhAlnGlut1.1, whole genome shotgun sequence DNA window atatattctgaatattttataataattagaatatattctaacaaaaagtATGTTTTATTATTGCTTTCAAACTAAATGGTTAAGATTTTAATCagcatttatctattttaaaatGAAGTGAAATATGGGAATTAAATATtgaattgacaaaaataattgTAGATATGTTACTTAACTTTTTGTCAATTAgctctgttttttatttttattttaataatagcTAATTTAAGAGCTAATAAGGAGTGTTAcatcaacaaaattaaataaaaatacgaTTTTTGGCATTCCCACTCAAATgtaaaaattcatttttgtttGCATTTGTCACGAAATTTACATAAAGATAAACCTTATCCACTAATCTCATGGAGTTCGTCTATGCGGAGGACGAGGGTCAGACCCTCGTCCGACcctcgtcctacgtggcacctttattgtttttttttttttttttttttttttttttttttttttttttttcaaataaaaaataaaagacagatGCAACATATCTTTCTGAATATTTTTCATTCCCCAAAATTTTTTCCCCCTCCTCATCTCTTCTCCCGCGCTcctccatcttccctctccctccctcccacCTCCGGCCGAAAGCCACCCATCGGGAACCATCAAAACCCAACCTCCGAGCACCGGTGACCACGTCACCCAACCTCCGGCGACCTCAGATCTGGTTTTCACCCAAAAATTCatccctccatctccatcttccctctccccCTTCCCAACGCCGCCCATCGCCGACCTAACCTCCatcttccctctctctccctctcaggCTCGTCTTTTTCCTTGATGGTGATCTAGGGTTTTGAGGCTTTTGGTTTTGGTGTGACCCAGAGAGGTAAgctctttcttcttgctctcctTGGTgcttttttgttgattttttgagGTTTGCACAGGTGGGTATTTCGATTTTGGTTTCTTGCTCTTTCTCTCTACGAACTCGTAATTAAATGTACCGTCTAATTGCCCCCAAAGGTTTAGAGCCATATAAATTGGggattttcaaataaaaatcaatccCTCTTTGTTTTGTAATAATCAGAGTAATTGATGGCAATGgaggagagagaagagggagGGAAGGTAAGGACTTTGATAGAGAAGGCGACTTACTCCACGGCTCCGGAGGTGGACCCTCGCCTCCTCAAGGCTATCAAATCGGTTGTCCGCGATTCAGATCCGGAGCTCTGACTCGCCGCCCAGACCCTTATGGACCTTATGAAGAGCGATCACTCTCAGGTCCTCATTTTTCGGATTCGTTTTGTCTCTTTAATTGTTTTTTGCTTAATTGTTTCATAATAATTCAGCCtatctgtttcttttcttttttcttttttcttttttcattatgAGTTTCGATGGATATTGTTGTGTGGATAAGTACAGGGTTTGATTCTACATTTTTTTGCCGATAATTAAGCTATGCATTGGGATTAGATTCTACTTGGAATTTGGATTTCCGGACAATCAGTTTGCATTGATTTGTGTTTGAGTTTGTTTTATTAGCCTGTGTTTGGTTTCTGAGAAGACTGATgggaaaattaaaataaaactaatttgTTCAAGACAAATCCCTAATTTCTGCTATTTGGTTTGGTTGCCTTAATTCCGTTTTAGTATTCCGTTTTAgtatttgtttaaatgcaaTCCTTTTGAAATCTGAGAGTCTGTTTGGTAGATTGGTAGTGTGAGACCACAAGTCATTCAGTTATGAACTTGAGTCCTTAAGATTCTTTGAGCTTTTTACACAAGATATTGGCCTTATGAATTTATCTAGCTTACAGGCAGTTTAGATACTTTTTTGTTGGGTTAGGTGGGTTGAAGAGTCAAGTCGATGCTTGTGAATTGCAATGTAGTTGTGGTATCCTTGGTCATGCTATAAACAGGACTctagatattatttttgttagtgGGGGAAAAATCAAGCATTCACTCAAATATATGCTTTTCAAATGTGTTGGAACAATTTCATTTTACGGTTATTTGGGGGGTGGAagtaatttgtttgtttatcGGTTTTGGGTTCTCTGCCTTAAAAATATTGTCGTTAAGTGCAATATTGCTGTTGTTTCAAGAGAAAGAAGGCTTTGGTGAACATTGATTTGATCTAGACATAATTTGTTGCAGGTAAGGTATCTCACACTTCTCATAATTGATGAACTCTTCACTGTGAGAtaccatttttatttatattttttctctttcaaggAAAATCATGTCTTAAACTCGGGTAATTGTTGCTTTTTTCTCTACATATTTAGTCCACCAAAATGTTCTCCAAACAGGAAATTATGATGGATGCCCTTCCTGTTTTGTTTTCAGTTGCTGCCTCAGATTACGAGCAGTTTGTAGTTTTCATTCATTTGAGTTatatttctgtttctgtttgACAATGTTGTGATTATTGAATATTATGTTTCAACATTTATGTGTACCTGTTgcaaaaataaattgattatTGTTAAATGTATTCATTTTGCAAGGAATGGATGATTGACAATGTTGTCCCAATGGCAACTGGTTATGGGCTTGCGAAGGAGTATGAATATTTGAAGAGCTCAATTAGGGAATTTTTAACAGGTTAATTCTCCCTTAACTAATTGTGAATCATGCTACGTTAGGTGGATTGGTTGTCAATATGGTTGTAGATTAAACATGTTGAAATCAAAATTTGGCTCAATCTTGtcaataatatatatcaaattGGTGTACTTGGTACGTTTAGCTGGGCTCTCCATTTCAAGGAATCCCTTAGGTCATACTTTGATATGATGATCTTACCAAGTTTATACACACTAAATTTTATAAATCCCTGGAAAAGTGGTTTGCTTTGACAGAAATTTTATCGATTATTTTGTCTTAAAAAGGATGAGATGAGTGGTAGATTTCCCGTACAGTAAGAAACTGTTGCCACCATAATTTCTTTCAATCCAGTTGGGTGATCaaattttgtcttttgataCAGGGAAGGAATTGGAGAAGCTTGCTTTGTGCTCAAAGGCAATTAAATTCTTGGAGAAGTGGAACTCTTCCTTTGGGATTCATTATAGGCAGCTCAGATTATTGTTGGATTGCCAATGTAGAAGAATTTTTTTGCCCCCTTTATGTCCTGGAAATCTGATTAGAATGTTTCTAGCAACCAATGAAATTTTGATATATTTAGTATTGCACATTTCATGTAttattttgatataataataattcatgTACGGGCCTTACCAAATTTcaattgttcaaattttttttttttcatttcaggaaaaaaataaaaataaaaataagaatcaTTATCTCGCCTTGGAtgaatgaaaattttataacaACCAACTAAAGAATTACTCACCCCAGCAATCAAGCTGGAACTCAAGCGCAAAGCTACaacaaaattctctcaaaacaAAGCACACAGAAAAGCTAAAATCGACTATTGGCTATATACAACACAAAGAAAACTACTCCAAAAAGCACCACATACTAGCAGCACGCCTGGACCAAAAACCCAACACAGCAAAAAAGCCAACTCCAAAAAAGAAGCATaggcaaaaacaaaaactcaacCAAGCTCTCAactgaaacaaacaaaaacagcaAACAAGTATCCCTCGTCCCACAGATAGATGAACTCCTGAATCTGAGGTGAGCCGTGGACGTTCGTTTTGTTAAGCAAATTGGACCTGCTAGCtgctgtttgtttttgtgaagcAATTTCTTTTTGCTTGTGAAGATAATGATTGGTTAGCTTCTTTTTCATAGAAGAGGGTATGGTTCGCATGCTAGTAGTGCTTTTTTGCATTTGGTGGTGCCTGGTGGGCTTGGATGGTACTTTATGATTTAT harbors:
- the LOC133879631 gene encoding uncharacterized protein LOC133879631, with amino-acid sequence MDLMKSDHSQEWMIDNVVPMATGYGLAKEYEYLKSSIREFLTGKELEKLALCSKAIKFLEKWNSSFGIHYRQLRLLLDCQCRRIFLPPLCPGNLIRMFLATNEILIYLVLHISCIILI